The following are encoded together in the Xanthomonas sacchari genome:
- a CDS encoding lamin tail domain-containing protein → MRTMLLRAAVLSCALGGAGYAQAQVVISQVYGGGGNSGATYKSDFVELHNNGSEAVSLAGWSVQYASAAGSSWQVTPLSGSIAPGGYYLVKQADGSGGSTALPTPDATGTIAMSGTAGKIALSKASAALSGACPAGNADFVGYGSSASCAEGSAPTAAPSNTLAVLRGNGGCTDSDNNNADFATGAPTPRNSAAPVSLCGGGNLPVASVANVSRAEGDSGSTAFVFTVTLSQPAGSAGVTFAAATRDGTATAGSDYQALAATQVTIPAGESSAEVRVLVNGDTSNEPDETFYLDISGVSGALPATLTASGVILNDDFNLVPIHSIQGSGARSPLVGQVVATSGIVTARRSAGFFLQTPDAQADADPLTSEGIYVYTGSAPPAEAAVGNAVRVQATVVEYVPSTDPSQPPLTELSSPTVLLQSTGNPLPAAVELTTRFPDPNGAYDQLERLEGMRVTVSSLTVNTPTLGNVNETNASATSNGVFHAVVTGLPRAWRTAGVQQPDALPAGSPSDVPRWNTSPQVIAVGSAGLGGERIDVAAGCTVLGVSGPLDYSFRRYTIYPETAPTVQCNGADQPKPAPAPQADDVNIATYNMERFFDDQNDPAIGEPVLTAAAYQARLNKASLAIRNYLNTPDILGTVEIENLSVLETLADRVNRDAVAAGQPDPQYVAYLQEGNDVGGIDVGFLVKTAQVGAGIARVEVVSVSQEGKATTWTEPSGTVSLLNDRPPLLLKAVVHFADGRALPLTVVEVHQRSLNGAETDDAGGQRIRAKRQAQAVFLANLLQARQAADPSEQLLVMGDFNAFEFNDGYVDAMGTITGLPAADAQTVVPGDGATLVDPALYNLTLLSTPDQSYSYAYDGNVQSLDHILANRALMRSVQIAGLSEAHARLNADFPAVARNDANSPARLSDHDPAVVLIKLKPLERADLSLRVSAANASVYAGDTIRYSVDLANAGPDAARAAAVAFALDAAVAPSVTAAPGWDCAAPEVAAQTVVTCSTAQFAAGTTPRFEVAVPAGAALVGRSLSLAASVASQTEDPNPGDNGGSTTVAVQARPAGDLAVSIDGPATLPFLAFFADYRIDVRNHGNAPVQGASLEIDGSTLSALTALVPPRGWQCVRQNHGLRSARFQCRSGADLAPGASAAFRLSLATRPLPADRQIVIGASAGSTSADADPSDNSARFSTRVEGLRLFGR, encoded by the coding sequence ATGCGAACCATGCTGCTTCGAGCTGCAGTGTTGTCGTGCGCGCTGGGTGGTGCCGGGTACGCCCAGGCCCAGGTGGTCATCAGCCAGGTCTATGGCGGTGGCGGCAACAGCGGCGCCACCTACAAGAGCGATTTCGTCGAATTGCACAACAACGGCAGCGAGGCGGTGAGCCTGGCCGGCTGGTCGGTGCAGTACGCCTCGGCCGCCGGCAGCAGCTGGCAGGTCACCCCGCTGAGCGGCAGCATCGCGCCGGGCGGCTATTACCTGGTCAAGCAGGCCGACGGCAGCGGCGGCAGCACCGCGCTGCCCACGCCCGACGCCACCGGCACCATCGCCATGAGCGGCACCGCCGGCAAGATCGCGCTGAGCAAGGCCAGCGCCGCGCTGAGCGGCGCCTGCCCGGCCGGCAACGCCGACTTCGTCGGCTACGGCAGCAGCGCCAGCTGCGCCGAAGGCAGCGCCCCGACCGCCGCGCCCAGCAACACCCTGGCGGTGCTGCGCGGCAACGGCGGCTGCACCGACAGCGACAACAACAACGCCGACTTCGCCACCGGTGCGCCGACCCCGCGCAACAGCGCCGCGCCGGTCAGCCTGTGCGGCGGCGGCAACCTGCCGGTGGCCAGCGTGGCCAACGTCAGCCGCGCCGAAGGCGACAGCGGCAGCACCGCGTTCGTGTTCACGGTGACGCTGAGCCAGCCGGCCGGCAGCGCCGGCGTCACCTTCGCCGCCGCCACCCGCGACGGCACCGCCACCGCCGGCAGCGACTACCAGGCGCTGGCCGCGACCCAGGTGACCATCCCGGCCGGCGAGAGCAGCGCCGAGGTGCGCGTGCTGGTCAACGGCGACACCAGCAACGAACCGGACGAAACCTTCTACCTCGACATCAGCGGGGTCAGCGGCGCGCTGCCGGCCACGCTGACCGCCAGCGGGGTGATCCTCAACGACGACTTCAACCTGGTGCCGATCCACAGCATCCAGGGCAGCGGCGCGCGCTCGCCGCTGGTCGGCCAGGTGGTCGCTACCAGCGGCATCGTCACCGCGCGGCGCAGCGCCGGCTTCTTCCTGCAGACGCCCGACGCCCAGGCCGATGCCGACCCGCTCACCTCCGAGGGCATCTACGTCTACACCGGCAGCGCGCCGCCGGCCGAGGCCGCGGTGGGCAACGCGGTGCGGGTGCAGGCCACGGTGGTCGAATACGTGCCCAGCACCGACCCCAGCCAGCCGCCGCTGACCGAACTGAGCTCGCCGACCGTGCTGCTGCAGTCCACCGGCAATCCGCTGCCGGCCGCGGTCGAGCTGACCACCCGCTTCCCCGACCCGAACGGCGCCTACGACCAGCTTGAGCGCCTGGAAGGCATGCGCGTCACCGTGTCCAGCCTGACCGTCAACACCCCGACCCTGGGCAACGTCAACGAGACCAACGCCAGCGCCACCAGCAACGGCGTGTTCCATGCCGTGGTCACCGGCCTGCCGCGCGCCTGGCGCACCGCCGGCGTGCAGCAGCCCGACGCACTGCCGGCCGGCTCGCCAAGCGATGTGCCGCGCTGGAACACCAGCCCGCAGGTGATCGCGGTCGGCAGCGCCGGCCTCGGCGGCGAGCGCATCGACGTGGCCGCCGGCTGCACCGTGCTCGGCGTCAGCGGCCCGCTGGACTACAGCTTCCGCCGCTACACGATCTACCCGGAAACCGCGCCCACCGTGCAGTGCAACGGCGCCGACCAGCCCAAGCCGGCCCCGGCGCCGCAGGCCGACGACGTCAACATCGCCACCTACAACATGGAGCGCTTCTTCGACGACCAGAACGATCCGGCGATCGGCGAACCGGTGCTGACCGCGGCCGCCTACCAGGCGCGCCTCAACAAGGCCTCGCTGGCGATCCGCAACTACCTCAACACCCCCGACATCCTCGGCACGGTGGAGATCGAGAACCTGAGCGTGCTGGAGACCCTTGCCGACCGCGTCAACCGCGATGCGGTGGCCGCCGGCCAGCCCGATCCGCAGTACGTCGCCTACCTGCAGGAAGGCAACGACGTGGGCGGCATCGACGTCGGCTTCCTGGTCAAGACCGCGCAGGTCGGCGCCGGCATCGCCCGCGTCGAGGTGGTCTCGGTGAGCCAGGAAGGCAAGGCCACCACCTGGACCGAGCCCAGCGGCACCGTCAGCCTGCTCAACGATCGCCCGCCGCTGCTGCTGAAGGCGGTGGTGCATTTCGCCGACGGCCGCGCGCTACCGCTGACCGTGGTCGAGGTGCACCAGCGTTCGCTCAACGGCGCCGAGACCGACGACGCCGGCGGCCAGCGCATCCGCGCCAAGCGCCAGGCGCAGGCGGTGTTCCTGGCCAACCTGCTGCAGGCGCGCCAGGCCGCCGATCCGAGCGAGCAGTTGCTGGTGATGGGCGACTTCAACGCCTTCGAGTTCAACGACGGCTATGTCGATGCGATGGGCACCATCACCGGCCTGCCGGCGGCGGACGCGCAGACCGTGGTGCCCGGCGACGGCGCCACCCTGGTCGATCCGGCGCTATACAACCTCACGCTACTGTCGACGCCGGACCAGAGCTACTCCTACGCCTACGACGGCAACGTGCAGTCGCTGGACCACATCCTGGCCAACCGCGCGCTGATGCGATCGGTGCAGATCGCCGGCCTCAGCGAAGCCCACGCGCGGCTCAACGCCGACTTCCCGGCCGTGGCCCGCAACGACGCCAACTCGCCGGCGCGGTTGTCCGACCACGATCCGGCGGTGGTGCTGATCAAGCTCAAGCCGCTGGAGCGCGCCGACCTGAGCCTGCGCGTGAGCGCCGCCAACGCGTCGGTCTATGCCGGCGACACCATCCGCTACAGCGTGGACCTGGCCAACGCCGGTCCGGACGCGGCGCGCGCCGCCGCGGTCGCCTTCGCCCTGGACGCGGCGGTGGCCCCGAGCGTGACCGCCGCCCCGGGCTGGGACTGCGCCGCGCCAGAGGTGGCCGCGCAGACCGTGGTCACCTGCAGCACCGCACAGTTCGCCGCCGGCACCACGCCGCGCTTCGAGGTGGCGGTGCCGGCCGGCGCCGCCCTGGTCGGGCGCAGCCTGAGCCTGGCCGCGTCGGTGGCCTCGCAGACCGAGGACCCCAACCCCGGCGACAACGGCGGCAGCACCACGGTGGCGGTGCAGGCGCGTCCAGCCGGCGACCTGGCGGTGTCGATCGACGGCCCGGCCACCCTGCCGTTCCTGGCGTTCTTCGCCGACTACCGCATCGACGTGCGCAACCACGGCAATGCGCCGGTGCAGGGCGCCAGCCTGGAGATCGACGGCAGCACCCTGTCGGCGCTCACCGCGCTGGTGCCGCCGCGCGGCTGGCAGTGCGTGCGGCAGAACCACGGCCTGCGCAGCGCGCGCTTCCAGTGCCGCAGCGGCGCCGACCTGGCGCCCGGTGCCAGCGCCGCGTTCCGCCTGAGCCTGGCGACGCGGCCGCTGCCGGCCGACCGCCAGATCGTGATTGGCGCCAGCGCCGGCTCGACCTCGGCCGACGCCGATCCCAGCGACAACAGCGCGCGCTTCAGCACGCGCGTAGAGGGGCTGCGCCTGTTCGGTCGCTGA
- the pdhA gene encoding pyruvate dehydrogenase (acetyl-transferring) E1 component subunit alpha, translating into MPIAAQFEIEFLQYLDAGGQPVRDALPADSANPQTLLALFKQMLYVRTFDSKAVALQRTGKLGTYASCLGHEATHIGIGASMRRGDVLAPSYREYGAMFTRGVRPREVLLYWGGDERGNDFQRDSDAARDFPICVPISTQCLHAAGAALAFKLRGEQQVAVATCGDGGSSKTDFYAALNSAGAYQLPLILCVINNGWAISVPRNAQTGAQTLAQKGLAGGLHCLQVDGNDLIAVLEAMRQARERALAGQGGTVIEFMTYRLSDHTTADDARRYRDDAEVKQAWEREPLLRLRAWLSAQGLWSEDEETAWKQECARLADIELNAYLETPVQPVEAMFDYLYADPPPDLLVQRAEAIALEQRHG; encoded by the coding sequence ATGCCCATCGCCGCCCAGTTCGAAATTGAGTTCCTGCAGTACCTCGACGCGGGCGGCCAGCCGGTCCGCGACGCGCTTCCGGCCGACTCGGCCAACCCGCAGACGCTGCTGGCGCTGTTCAAGCAGATGCTCTACGTGCGCACCTTCGACAGCAAGGCGGTGGCCCTGCAGCGCACCGGCAAGCTGGGCACCTACGCCTCCTGCCTGGGCCACGAGGCCACCCACATCGGCATCGGCGCGTCGATGCGCCGCGGCGACGTGCTGGCGCCCAGCTACCGCGAGTACGGCGCCATGTTCACGCGCGGCGTGCGCCCGCGCGAAGTGCTGCTGTACTGGGGCGGCGACGAGCGTGGCAACGATTTTCAGCGCGATTCCGACGCCGCCCGCGACTTCCCGATCTGCGTGCCGATCTCCACCCAGTGCCTGCACGCCGCCGGCGCCGCGCTGGCGTTCAAGCTGCGCGGCGAGCAGCAGGTGGCGGTGGCCACCTGCGGCGACGGCGGCTCGTCCAAGACCGACTTCTACGCCGCGCTCAACTCCGCCGGCGCCTACCAGTTGCCGCTGATCCTGTGCGTGATCAACAACGGCTGGGCGATCTCGGTGCCGCGCAACGCCCAGACCGGCGCGCAGACCCTGGCGCAGAAGGGCCTGGCCGGCGGCCTGCACTGCCTGCAGGTGGACGGCAACGACTTGATCGCGGTGCTGGAAGCCATGCGCCAGGCGCGCGAGCGCGCGCTGGCCGGCCAGGGCGGCACGGTGATCGAGTTCATGACCTACCGCCTGTCCGACCACACCACCGCCGACGACGCGCGCCGCTACCGCGACGATGCCGAGGTCAAGCAGGCCTGGGAACGCGAGCCGCTGCTGCGCCTGCGCGCCTGGCTGAGCGCGCAGGGCCTGTGGAGCGAGGACGAGGAAACGGCGTGGAAGCAGGAATGCGCGCGCCTGGCCGACATCGAGCTCAACGCCTACCTGGAAACCCCGGTGCAGCCCGTGGAAGCCATGTTCGATTACCTGTACGCCGACCCGCCGCCGGACCTGCTCGTGCAGCGCGCCGAGGCCATCGCCCTGGAGCAGCGCCATGGATGA
- a CDS encoding alpha-ketoacid dehydrogenase subunit beta — protein MDELSPRLADHAAASAAGTAHSAATSRGDTPMTSTPITLIEAVTQALAWELQHDPSVLVLGEDVGVNGGVFRATAGLQQRFGAQRVLDTPLDETTIAGLSVGLAAQGMKPVAEAQFDGFVYPMVDHLICHAARLRTRTRGRLHCPLVLRVPWGGGIRAPEHHSEANEAIFTNVPGLRVVLPSSPQRAYGLLLAAIREPDPVIYMEPKRIYRQYKEVVADDGEALPLDVCFVLRDGTDVTLVAWGAQVKEALEAADRLAADGISAEVIDVATLRPLDFDTIAESVARTGRCVIVQEAPRSAGFGAEIAARLAEQSMYDLVAPVQRVTGYDTHIPLFRLEMKYLPSTDKIVAAAKRAMAAG, from the coding sequence ATGGATGAGTTGAGCCCCCGCCTCGCCGACCACGCGGCCGCCTCTGCGGCCGGCACCGCCCACAGCGCGGCGACGTCGCGCGGAGACACCCCGATGACCAGCACGCCCATTACCTTGATCGAAGCGGTGACCCAGGCGCTGGCCTGGGAACTGCAGCACGACCCGTCGGTGCTGGTGCTGGGCGAGGACGTGGGCGTCAACGGCGGCGTGTTCCGCGCCACCGCCGGCCTGCAGCAGCGCTTCGGCGCCCAGCGCGTGCTCGATACCCCGCTGGACGAAACCACCATCGCCGGGCTCAGCGTCGGCCTCGCCGCGCAGGGCATGAAGCCGGTAGCCGAAGCGCAGTTCGACGGCTTCGTCTACCCGATGGTCGATCACCTGATCTGCCACGCTGCGCGCCTGCGCACCCGCACCCGCGGTCGCCTGCACTGCCCGCTGGTGCTGCGCGTGCCGTGGGGCGGCGGCATCCGCGCACCGGAACACCACAGCGAAGCCAACGAAGCCATCTTCACCAACGTGCCGGGCCTGCGCGTGGTGCTGCCGTCCTCGCCGCAGCGCGCCTACGGCCTGCTGCTGGCGGCGATCCGCGAGCCGGATCCGGTGATCTACATGGAGCCCAAGCGCATCTACCGGCAGTACAAGGAAGTGGTCGCCGACGACGGCGAGGCGTTGCCGCTGGACGTGTGCTTCGTGCTGCGCGACGGCACCGACGTGACCCTGGTCGCCTGGGGCGCGCAGGTCAAGGAAGCGCTGGAAGCGGCCGACCGGCTCGCCGCCGACGGCATCAGTGCCGAAGTCATCGACGTGGCCACGCTGCGCCCGCTGGATTTCGACACCATCGCCGAATCGGTGGCGCGCACCGGCCGCTGCGTGATCGTGCAGGAAGCCCCGCGCAGCGCCGGTTTCGGCGCCGAGATCGCCGCGCGCCTGGCCGAGCAGTCGATGTACGACCTGGTCGCGCCGGTGCAGCGCGTGACCGGCTACGACACCCACATCCCGCTGTTCCGGCTGGAAATGAAGTACCTGCCGAGCACCGACAAGATCGTCGCGGCAGCCAAGCGGGCGATGGCCGCGGGTTGA
- a CDS encoding IS110 family transposase, whose amino-acid sequence MSPVIGIDVAKRSFDVAIDLTNGKHRTKAKLSNDAKGFQALQAWLQTHAQPDSWIAMEATGTYHQALAEFLHAQGYRVCVLNPAQTAAYARSQLSRVKTDRSDAKLIASYALRHREQLRRWHPDPPALKQLKALVRRRQDLQQMLQMERNRLEVAPAQVKDSIQVHLADLQHHIAQIEQAIDDHIDQDPTLRGQRELLVSIQGIADTSAALMLAELGDVRRFADASAVTAFAGLNPCLQQSGERKGHVCISRTGSPRLRAGLFMPALVAMTHNPIIRTLKQRLSERGKAGKQIVCAAMRKLLHLAYGVLKSDTAFDPKRGLAC is encoded by the coding sequence ATGTCTCCCGTCATCGGCATCGACGTCGCCAAACGCAGTTTCGATGTGGCCATCGATCTGACCAATGGCAAGCACCGTACCAAGGCCAAGTTGTCCAACGATGCCAAGGGCTTCCAGGCCCTGCAGGCATGGCTGCAGACGCATGCGCAGCCCGATAGTTGGATCGCCATGGAGGCCACCGGCACCTACCACCAGGCGCTGGCCGAGTTCCTCCACGCACAAGGCTATCGGGTGTGCGTGCTCAACCCGGCGCAGACGGCCGCGTACGCACGCAGCCAGCTCAGCCGGGTCAAGACTGATCGCAGCGATGCCAAGCTGATCGCCAGCTATGCCTTGCGTCACCGCGAACAGTTACGCCGTTGGCACCCTGATCCGCCGGCGCTCAAGCAGCTCAAAGCGCTGGTGCGCCGGCGCCAGGACCTGCAACAGATGCTGCAGATGGAGCGCAACCGGCTGGAGGTCGCTCCGGCCCAGGTAAAGGACTCGATCCAGGTCCATCTGGCCGATCTGCAACACCACATCGCCCAGATCGAGCAGGCCATCGATGACCATATCGACCAGGATCCGACCTTGCGTGGGCAGCGCGAGTTGCTGGTGAGCATCCAGGGGATTGCCGACACCAGCGCGGCCTTGATGCTGGCCGAACTTGGCGATGTGAGGCGCTTCGCCGATGCCTCGGCGGTGACCGCCTTCGCGGGCCTGAATCCGTGCCTGCAGCAGTCGGGCGAGCGCAAAGGCCACGTCTGCATCTCGCGCACCGGCTCGCCCCGCCTGCGCGCGGGCCTGTTCATGCCGGCCCTGGTGGCCATGACCCACAACCCGATCATCCGGACGCTGAAACAGCGACTGAGCGAACGCGGCAAAGCCGGCAAGCAGATCGTGTGCGCCGCCATGCGCAAGCTCCTGCACCTGGCCTACGGGGTTCTCAAGTCGGACACGGCGTTCGATCCGAAAAGGGGCCTTGCCTGCTAG